CCCTAAGTGTTGTTTTTACAGGTAGAGTAGCTTTTGGGTCAAAGATGTCATTATCCGAACCACCTTTCAGCAGAATATCTGGTTTCTTGATGTAGCCACATCCGCCATTGGCTCTAAACATTCCTTGCATTAGCCACAATGATCTTCCATATCCCTGTgtacatgaaaaagaaaaatcacaataaAGTTAGCTGAGGAATAAGGTTGATGTCTTGTAAAGTGAAGCTTCTCCAAAATAACAGAAGTTGATACCTGCATATTGAAAGCCACCATTTGAGCACCGTGGCTCCAGGCAACCAACGGGTTGTAGTTTGATGAAGTAACTCTAGTTCCTTTAGGGTAAATCCTCAGCAAATTTTGTTGAGTAAACCTGCGCACACCATGATTAACAGGATTCATACTGAGttgattaaaacataaaaaacaaaacatgactaTCATTCATGTGATTACCTCACAATCTGTTTTGCATATTTTTCAGCTGCCTTTTCAAGTTGTTCCTCGCTCAAACTAAGGCGTCTTACCTTGTCAGGATCTACCTTTAAACACTCAGTAATCCCACCTTTTGGTTTCCCAGCATGGATTGCAATCAAATGTTTATACTGAGGTGGTGCATTCTTCTTaatcttgtcttcttcatcatcatcatcatcatcatcgtcatcctCGTCATCATCATTTCCATCCAAGTCATCCtgcaccaaaaaagaaaaccaacatCTTTTGAATATGAACACCAACAGAACTGAAATGAAGATGATTTGTCTTGATACACACCTTGGCTTCACTTTTTTGCCTATCGATAAAGCTAGGAACTTCTCTCCCCCAAGCTTCTTCATCACCCAAAGCTTTACCTTTCTGCACCACTTCCTcatcttttccttctttgtaCTCTTTTGGGGGTTTGGTTGAGATGATGATCCGTCTTTTTAAAGAGTTTGGCGATGGGAACTTCTTCAAAGATTCTCCAACAGGAGGAGTAAACAGAATTTCCCCAAATATTTCAGTAACCATCTAATCAAACAACACATCTCAGTATTAATGTAATCATCAATCAaagtggaaaaacaaaaaatctcaacaaaaacaaaaaaaaatgcagaatgAGATTACCTCAGCAACTTTAGCCTGAAGTTCTGGAGTAAGATGATCTTCCAGAGTTACAACAACAGGGAAGTCAGATACATCAAAGGCATGTGCTCTGATAGCTTTTAGACATTTGATCAACCCCACAGGTGCAGTGAGAGTCCTGTTTCAAAATAGTTcagtaaacaaaaataaacgaCAAACACCTAACCTTGAATTCATTCGATTGAGGTCAGAGAGAATATTATACCTTCCGTGAAGAACATCAATATCATCTTTGTTGGAGTTAGGCCAGATATCCAATTCAATAACTCTAACACCTTTCTTCAAAGCATCGATAATAGGCACCTCACTGCAGTCACTGCTAAGCTGATTCCCAGTCAAATATGAATTATGACCAGTGAATATGAAATAATGCGATATAGGAGCATCCATGTCTTGATGCACCTAAACAAAAAGGTCAAACAACAAATTCATTAGAGATAAGTCTagaatcaaactaaaaaaaatgaaagctaGCAGCATAATTAAGTCACACAATAATAACATAATTGTAAAAAGTTTACATAATTGTATCATGGATTCTTGAGTAAAGAGTTCTTAAAAGAGTAACTGTCACATTCCTATTATGTTACATTctgaactttatttttgttttacagtaACTAGACAATagacataaaaagaaaaaccattaTATCGCTTTAAACTCTTGTAGCCGACacatataaagcaaaaaaaaaaaaaaaaaaaaNTCGAACTCTTGAATCAGTCTCTACGAAACACCCAACAAGACTagtattccaaaaaaatatcactGTCTCACACCCTTTAGCTACCAAACAAGAAATGTGAATAAACCCAATTCAAAATCTGAGTTTTTGTTACATCAATCAAATCATAGTTGAGTTAGAATTCCTGAACTCAAGAAATCGAAataagagaatgaaaaaaaaactacctcATGTAGAGCAAGAGGAGGATTGTTTTCACCAAAAAGGTACTTGAAGAAAGCATCAAGGTGAAGACCATTACGATGAAGGAGAGATGCAGAATTGATAATCGACTGTGCATCTTCCCTAGTAGCTTTTTCCTGCTTCTGAACATCAATCAGAAACCTGTGGAGGTGATCAACGGTCATAACCCCATTCTCAGAGTACTTTTCGAAAATAGTCTTGATCTCACGCGGTGCTTCAGATGCAGTGTAACGAAACCTCCGGCGAAAGCAGAAACACACTCTGTACGTTTGCTTCGACATTGAGGTTTTTAACAAAGAGAGACGGATCTTTTGGGTTAATGATTGGAGacgaaggaagagaagagaagtaagggtttgtttgtttgtgtgtgaaaaaaagaatttaatctTATCGTGTTTTTGAAatcagaccaaaacaaaaaaacagaatcgTTTTTATTTTGCGTGTCGCTTCTGCCAAAACAAAGATTAGATTTTTCTAGTGAATCTCCGCCATGTAAATGTAAACTTAAATCGATCTTGTTGAACCTTGTCGGAAGAGAtctttcttcaatctctctctctctctctctctctctagtctctgtCATTGCGAATATCCTCTCTGGCAAATTCTATCCGTTGGGCTTTTTATTGGGCCTTTTTGATTTAAGATAGCCCATTAgtcgaatttgtttttttatagggtttttgttgttgttgtttaaagGAGCAATAAGAGCGTAACCTAGAAAATCTTTCTATCTCCTCCGCCGCTCCTTTCTTTGTAAAGAACCTAAACACGATAGTAATCCGAGGAACGAAGAAGGGTACAGCTTTAGGGAAACCAGCATGAGAGCCAAGGTTAGTTATGGGGTTTCTGAtattttttatggatttttgtTTAGTGCTGAGGAATCGAAGTAGTGTGTAGGATCTTTAATggtcttttgtgtgtttggctGTTACAGTGGAAGAAGAAGCGTATGAGGAGATTAAAGAGGAAGAGACGAAAGATGAGACAGCGATCTAAGTAGAAGATTTGGGTGTTTGTTTcgtgtcttttcttcttttctataaCCAACTCTTGTGggagttttgttggttttgctATTTGAATGTTTTGTTGGACCAAATCGAATCTATGTTTTCTAATAGAATTATGTTTCTTACATGGAATGATCCACATGAGTTCCTGATTCTCCGTTATATTCTTCAATCTGCTTAGCATTTGGTTAAGTGTCTGCTTAGGATGAGATTTATCGTGGTGAAGATCGAACATTTGATATTAGAAACGATACGTGAAGTCGTTATAGATAAATAATAGGGAAGCTTAAGTGCAGTATGTCATCCAAGAATTCTATATAGTACAGTCTCTAAACAACGTAAGTGAACGTGGGGGTTAATCGAATCCTGTTTTCCAAAACGTCTTGTATGTGTAGGAATATGTTTTACTTACGCATTGCATTTCTAAGTTTCATGTCGTTAAAGTTTCTATTGACAAAGTAAAATGTTGATTGCCTCTGTATATCATTATCTGTTGATGAAAATGATATTCAATCAAAGTAATTTATCAACGTGATTGTGAATAGGGCAAAAGTTGTAATACTTGAGCAATGAAAAAATGATACAGAAATTTATCACTtactcattattattattattatttttttttgcatagacGCATTATCACAATGAAAATGTACTAACAAGTCCATTCAATTGTCTCATATTAACTACCAACAACAAAGGTGCAACTCTAAATCGGTTTAAGGAATCgaaaatcaaatgaaaagaaATGCAGAAAGAACGTACAACTACAAACTCATACGAGTCACTCTCCTCCCAAGATAAATGgctttcaacaacaacaaaaaatgactCATCTAACCACCACAAAATATTACAACGAAATTAGGTTATTATCCACATTATTCCCAGACAAAATTCTGGTCAGATATTGTCTAAGACGAACACCTCCCTAGCAAATTGGGCCGACTATGCGTTTCTGATAACTCTCTCCAAATGCGGATATTAAAACATAAGTTTGTGTCTTAGTAGCCTCCCATCGGTGGCATTCCATATGCTGGCATGGGCGGCATTCCTGGCATACCGCCCATTGTTGGTGGAGGACCATACCCACCACCACCTCCCATTCCTGGCATCGGTGGTGCAGGTAAAGCAAGTGGCAATAGCTGGGCGTACATGTtctgtttaacaaaaaaaaccaaaactcttTTAAACTGTAATCTTCAGAGAGAACGATTCTGAGTGATACCGAGTGTAGCTGTGTGGTTATTACCTGTTGGGACATGACCTCCTTCTCTTCCTGCTCTTTGGCCTTCACTTCTTTTTGTGCCTCTATCTTGTCCTTTATTAGCTCATCCACTTTGCCAGAGTATTCTCGGATAaactacaaagaaaaaaggaCCGGATCAAAAAAATTCATCACAGTGTTCAAATAATGGTTCCATCTCATCGAATAGAGAATCAAAAGAGTGTATTTGAGGGTCAGCAT
The Camelina sativa cultivar DH55 chromosome 15, Cs, whole genome shotgun sequence DNA segment above includes these coding regions:
- the LOC104745003 gene encoding phosphoinositide phospholipase C 2-like, whose translation is MSKQTYRVCFCFRRRFRYTASEAPREIKTIFEKYSENGVMTVDHLHRFLIDVQKQEKATREDAQSIINSASLLHRNGLHLDAFFKYLFGENNPPLALHEVHQDMDAPISHYFIFTGHNSYLTGNQLSSDCSEVPIIDALKKGVRVIELDIWPNSNKDDIDVLHGRTLTAPVGLIKCLKAIRAHAFDVSDFPVVVTLEDHLTPELQAKVAEMVTEIFGEILFTPPVGESLKKFPSPNSLKRRIIISTKPPKEYKEGKDEEVVQKGKALGDEEAWGREVPSFIDRQKSEAKDDLDGNDDDEDDDDDDDDDEEDKIKKNAPPQYKHLIAIHAGKPKGGITECLKVDPDKVRRLSLSEEQLEKAAEKYAKQIVRFTQQNLLRIYPKGTRVTSSNYNPLVAWSHGAQMVAFNMQGYGRSLWLMQGMFRANGGCGYIKKPDILLKGGSDNDIFDPKATLPVKTTLRVTVYMGEGWYFDFRHTHFDQYSPPDFYTRVGIAGVPGDTIMKKTKTLEDNWIPAWDEVFEFPLTVPELALLRLEVHEYDMSEKDDFGGQTCLPVWEIQEGIRAFPLHNRKGEKYKSVKLLVRVEFV